The following are encoded in a window of Harmonia axyridis chromosome 7, icHarAxyr1.1, whole genome shotgun sequence genomic DNA:
- the LOC123684127 gene encoding 28S ribosomal protein S28, mitochondrial: protein MLRVLYSQIRKKNLLKIQSAFFSDDSVNQTPAIEKSPAPLGFAKSYEKFEEITKVQPETPETFETLLRNSKFIDLGDPSNKIVIGKIFHVVEDDLYIDFGWKFHCVCPRPKKSSNEYVRGARVRLQIKDLELSSKFLGYEKDLTLLEANCFLLGLVQDRSKKV from the exons atGTTGCGAGTGCTATATTctcaaataagaaaaaaaaatctgctcAAGATTCAGTCAGCCTTTTTTTCTGATGATTCCGTAAATCAGACACCCGCGATCGAAAAATCTCCTGCGCCACTTGGCTTTGCGAAATCTTatgagaaattcgaagaaattaCCAAAGTTCAACCTGAGACACCGGAGACATTTGAAACTTTGTTAAGGAATTCAAAGTTCATTGAT ttagGGGATCCTTCCAATAAAATagtaattggaaaaatatttcatgttgtAGAAGATGATTTGTACATAGATTTTGGGTGGAAATTCCATTGTGTTTGCCCTAGACCCAAAAAAAGTTCTAA TGAATATGTGAGAGGAGCTAGAGTAAGACTTCAAATCAAGGATCTGGAATTATCTTCAAAATTCTTGGGCTATGAAAAAGATTTAACACTATTAGAGGCCAATTGTTTCTTATTGGGCTTAGTGCAAGATAGGTCCAAAAAAGTAtag
- the LOC123684470 gene encoding pyruvate carboxylase, mitochondrial isoform X1 → MFIRLTTPSSLLRLKVHTKCTSWSKCFYSTKIEYKPIRSVLVANRGEIAVRVFRACNELGIKSVAIYSKEDRAHIHRLKADESYIVGEGLPPVEAYLNIPEIIRICKDHGIDAVHPGYGFLSERSDFAQAVIDAGIRFIGPSPKVVQQMGDKVAAREAAIAAGVPIVPGTDGPITTKEEAREFCATYGLPVIFKAAYGGGGRGMRVVRKMEEVEENFIRASSEAEKAFGNGAMFIEKFIERPRHIEVQLLGDKAGNIVHLYERDCSVQRRHQKVVEMAPAPHLDPAIRNKMTELAVKLAKHVGYENAGTVEFLCDSKGNFYFIEVNARLQVEHTVTEEITGIDLVQSQIRIAEGMTLPEMGIKQETIKPDGFAIQCRVTTEDPAKNFQPDTGRIEVFRSGEGMGIRLDGASAFAGAIISPYYDSLLVKIIAHSKDLQSSCAKMNRALREFRVRGVKTNIPFLLNVLENQKFLNGSVDTYFIDENPQLFKFAQTQNRAQKLLNYLAEVLVNGPQTPLATNLKPSEIKPHVPEVSREYLGPKCPESSKPPKGLRQIYKEQGPEAFAKAVRSRKNLLLMDTTFRDAHQSLLATRVRTHDLLKISPFVSHNFSQLYSMENWGGATFDVALRFLHECPWERLEEMRALIPNIPFQMLLRGANAVGYTNYPDNVVFKFCELAVQTGMDVFRVFDSLNYLPNILVGMEAAGKAGGIVEGTISYSGDVSDPKKKKYDLNYYLKLAEELVKGGTHVLAIKDMAGLLKPKAGKLLVTALRDKYPDLPIHIHTHDTSGAGVAAMLACAEAGADVVDVAVDSMSGLTSQPSMGAIVASLQGTDLDTGLALDKISEYSAYWEQTRTLYGPFECTTTMRSGNADVYNNEIPGGQYTNLQFQAYSLGLGDFFEDVKKAYAEANQLLGDIIKVTPSSKVVGDLAQFMVQNKLKSQDVLDKAEELSFPKSVVEYLQGHIGQPYGGFPEPLRSKILRDMPRIEGRPGASLSPLDFKKLGSDLKETFPNSNDRDVVSAALYPQVTNEYLAFKEKFGPVDKLDTRMFLVGPKVGEEFEVTIEQGKTLGIKTLAMAEDLTENGEREVFFELNGTLRSVYIRDKDAGKEIEVHPKANKANKNEVGAPMPGQVIDIRIKVGDKVEKGTPLVILSAMKMETVVQSPVAGIVKTIEVNMGMKLEAEDLLITVE, encoded by the exons ATGTTTATTCGTTTAACCACTCCAAGCTCCCTGTTAAGATTGAAAGTACATACAAAATGTACAAGCTGGTCCAAATGTTTTTATTCCACAAAGATCGAGTACAAACCTATCCGAAGTGTCCTTGTTGCAAACAGAGGTGAGATTGCTGTTCGAGTGTTCAGAGCTTGTAATGAATTGGGCATCAAGTCGGTGGCTATCTATTCAAAAGAAGATAGAGCACACATTCATAG ATTGAAGGCAGATGAAAGTTACATAGTTGGAGAAGGTTTGCCCCCTGTAGAGGCATATCTAAACATTCCTGAAATAATCAGGATCTGTAAAGATCATGGAATTGATGCTGTCCATCCTGGATATGGTTTTCTATCAGAAAGATCAGATTTTGCACAGGCAGTCATTGATGCTGGAATTAGATTCATTGGACCATCTCCTAAGGTGGTTCAACAGATGGGCGACAAAGTAGCTGCCAGAGAGGCTGCCATTGCTGCCG GTGTACCTATAGTACCAGGTACTGATGGACCGATTACCACAAAGGAAGAAGCCAGAGAATTCTGTGCAACCTATGGACTCCCTGTCATTTTCAAG GCAGCATATGGAGGTGGAGGTAGGGGTATGAGAGTTGTGAGGAAAATGGAAGAAGTTGAAGAGAACTTCATTAGAGCGTCTTCTGAGGCAGAAAAGGCGTTTGGAAATGGTGCTATGTTCATTGAGAAATTCATTGAGAGACCCAGACATATAGAGGTTCAGTTACTGG GTGACAAGGCCGGTAACATAGTCCATCTGTATGAAAGGGACTGTTCTGTTCAAAGAAGACATCAAAAGGTTGTGGAAATGGCTCCTGCCCCTCATTTGGATCCTGCCATACGAAATAAGATGACTGAATTAGCTGTAAAGCTTGCGAAACATGTGGGATATGAGAATGCTGGTACAGTCGAGTTCCTTTGTGATAGTAaaggaaatttctatttcattgaAGTTAATGCAAG GTTACAAGTAGAACATACTGTAACAGAAGAAATAACCGGTATTGACTTGGTACAGTCCCAGATAAGGATTGCTGAGGGAATGACACTTCCAGAAATGGGAATCAAACAAGAAACTATTAAGCCTGAC GGTTTTGCCATTCAATGTCGTGTGACTACTGAAGATCCTGCCAAAAACTTCCAACCTGACACTGGGCGTATCGAAGTATTTAGATCAGGTGAAGGAATGGGTATTCGTTTAGATGGAGCCAGTGCATTTGCTGGTGCAATAATATCGCCCTATTATGATTCATTATTGGTGAAAATCATAG CTCATTCCAAAGATCTCCAATCGTCTTGTGCAAAAATGAACAGAGCTCTCCGAGAATTCAGAGTGAGAGGTGTTAAAACTAATATTCCCTTCTTGCTGAATGTACTAGAGAATCAGAAGTTTTTGAATGGATCTGTTGACACATATTTCATCGATGAAAATCCTCAACTATTCAAATTTGCCCAAACTCAGAACAGGGCTCAAAAATTGCTTAATTATTTAGCTGAAGTATTGGTGAATGGACCACAAACACCTCTGGCTACAAATTTGAAACCAAGTGAAATAAAACCACATGTGCCTGAAGTATCTAGGG AGTACTTGGGTCCTAAGTGTCCAGAAA GTAGCAAACCACCAAAAGGTCTCCGACAAATCTATAAAGAGCAAGGCCCTGAAGCTTTTGCAAAAGCTGTCAGATCTAGGAAGAACCTACTGCTGATGGATACAACATTTAGGGATGCCCACCAGTCACTTCTAGCTACTAGAGTCCGTACTCACGATTTACTGAAGATATCACCCTTCGTTTCTCATAATTTCAGCCAACTCTACTCCATGGAGAATTGGGGAGGAGCCACTTTTGATGTAGCATTGAGATTTTTACATGAATGTCCTTGGGAGAGATTGGAAGAAATGAGAGCTTTGATTCCCAATATTCCTTTCCAGATGCTGTTAAGAGGTGCCAATGCAGTTGGTTATACCAATTATCCAGACAATGTTGTgttcaagttttgtgaattagCC GTACAAACTGGAATGGATGTATTCAGAGTTTTCGATTCTCTCAACTACTTGCCCAACATTCTGGTAGGAATGGAGGCAGCTGGTAAGGCTGGAGGAATAGTAGAAGGTACCATTTCATATTCGGGAGATGTTAGCGAtccaaagaagaaaaaatatgacTTGAATTACTATTTGAAACTAGCCGAGGAATTGGTTAAAGGTGGTACTCACGTGCTGGCAATTAAAGATATGGCTGGACTGCTTAAACCTAAAGCTGGAAA ACTTCTAGTAACAGCTCTCCGTGACAAGTATCCAGATCTACCCATTCACATTCATACTCACGATACCAGTGGAGCTGGAGTTGCAGCCATGTTAGCATGTGCTGAAGCTGGAGCAGATGTTGTAGATGTTGCAGTTGATTCAATGTCAGGACTTACTAGTCAACCATCTATGGGAGCAATTGTAGCTAGTTTACAG gGAACTGACTTAGATACAGGTTTGGCACTGgacaaaatttcagaatattcgGCTTATTGGGAACAAACAAGAACATTGTACGGGCCTTTTGAATGTACCACCACCATGAGAAGTGGAAATGCTGACGTATACAACAATGAGATACCTGGAGGACAATACACCAACCTACAATTCCAAGCCTATTCATTAG GTCTAGGAGACTTCTTTGAAGATGTTAAGAAAGCATATGCTGAAGCTAACCAACTTCTTGGTGATATAATCAAAGTAACCCCAAGTTCTAAAGTCGTAGGAGACCTTGCTCAGTTCATGGTGCAAAACAAACTGAAGAGTCAAGACGTTTTGGATAAAGCTGAAGAACTGTCATTCCCTAAATCGGTTGTGGAGTACTTGCAAGGCCACATTGGGCAACCTTACGGAGGTTTCCCAGAACCTCTCAGATCGAAGATTCTAAGAGATATGCCCAGAATTGAAGGCAGACCTGGTGCTTCTTTATCGCCTCTAGATTTCAAGAAACTAGGTTCAGATTTGAAAGAAACTTTCCCTAATTCGAATGATAGGGATGTAGTTTCTGCAGCACTTTATCCACAAGTTACCAACGAATATCTTGCATTCAAGGAGAAATTTGGCCCAGTTGATAAACTAGATACTAGAATGTTCCTTGTTGGTCCAAAAGTAGGTGAAGAATTTGAAGTAACAATTGAACAAGGAAAGACCCTAGGTATTAAGACATTAGCCATGGCTGAAGACTTAACTGAAAACGGGGAAAGAGAAGTATTCTTCGAACTGAACGGAACATTGAGGTCAGTTTATATAAGAGACAAAGATGCAGGCAAAGAAATTGAGGTACATCCTAAAGCGAACAAAGCAAACAAAAATGAAGTTGGAGCACCAATGCCTGGACAAGTTATAGATATAAGAATTAAAGTAGGAGATAAGGTTGAAAAAGGAACTCCATTGGTTATCCTTTCTGCAATGAAGATGGAGACTGTAGTACAAAGTCCTGTAGCAGGAATTGTCAAAACAATTGAGGTTAACATGGGTATGAAGTTAGAAGCAGAAGATTTGCTGATCACAGTTGAATAA
- the LOC123684470 gene encoding pyruvate carboxylase, mitochondrial isoform X2 produces MFIRLTTPSSLLRLKVHTKCTSWSKCFYSTKIEYKPIRSVLVANRGEIAVRVFRACNELGIKSVAIYSKEDRAHIHRLKADESYIVGEGLPPVEAYLNIPEIIRICKDHGIDAVHPGYGFLSERSDFAQAVIDAGIRFIGPSPKVVQQMGDKVAAREAAIAAGVPIVPGTDGPITTKEEAREFCATYGLPVIFKAAYGGGGRGMRVVRKMEEVEENFIRASSEAEKAFGNGAMFIEKFIERPRHIEVQLLGDKAGNIVHLYERDCSVQRRHQKVVEMAPAPHLDPAIRNKMTELAVKLAKHVGYENAGTVEFLCDSKGNFYFIEVNARLQVEHTVTEEITGIDLVQSQIRIAEGMTLPEMGIKQETIKPDGFAIQCRVTTEDPAKNFQPDTGRIEVFRSGEGMGIRLDGASAFAGAIISPYYDSLLVKIIAHSKDLQSSCAKMNRALREFRVRGVKTNIPFLLNVLENQKFLNGSVDTYFIDENPQLFKFAQTQNRAQKLLNYLAEVLVNGPQTPLATNLKPSEIKPHVPEVSRGSKPPKGLRQIYKEQGPEAFAKAVRSRKNLLLMDTTFRDAHQSLLATRVRTHDLLKISPFVSHNFSQLYSMENWGGATFDVALRFLHECPWERLEEMRALIPNIPFQMLLRGANAVGYTNYPDNVVFKFCELAVQTGMDVFRVFDSLNYLPNILVGMEAAGKAGGIVEGTISYSGDVSDPKKKKYDLNYYLKLAEELVKGGTHVLAIKDMAGLLKPKAGKLLVTALRDKYPDLPIHIHTHDTSGAGVAAMLACAEAGADVVDVAVDSMSGLTSQPSMGAIVASLQGTDLDTGLALDKISEYSAYWEQTRTLYGPFECTTTMRSGNADVYNNEIPGGQYTNLQFQAYSLGLGDFFEDVKKAYAEANQLLGDIIKVTPSSKVVGDLAQFMVQNKLKSQDVLDKAEELSFPKSVVEYLQGHIGQPYGGFPEPLRSKILRDMPRIEGRPGASLSPLDFKKLGSDLKETFPNSNDRDVVSAALYPQVTNEYLAFKEKFGPVDKLDTRMFLVGPKVGEEFEVTIEQGKTLGIKTLAMAEDLTENGEREVFFELNGTLRSVYIRDKDAGKEIEVHPKANKANKNEVGAPMPGQVIDIRIKVGDKVEKGTPLVILSAMKMETVVQSPVAGIVKTIEVNMGMKLEAEDLLITVE; encoded by the exons ATGTTTATTCGTTTAACCACTCCAAGCTCCCTGTTAAGATTGAAAGTACATACAAAATGTACAAGCTGGTCCAAATGTTTTTATTCCACAAAGATCGAGTACAAACCTATCCGAAGTGTCCTTGTTGCAAACAGAGGTGAGATTGCTGTTCGAGTGTTCAGAGCTTGTAATGAATTGGGCATCAAGTCGGTGGCTATCTATTCAAAAGAAGATAGAGCACACATTCATAG ATTGAAGGCAGATGAAAGTTACATAGTTGGAGAAGGTTTGCCCCCTGTAGAGGCATATCTAAACATTCCTGAAATAATCAGGATCTGTAAAGATCATGGAATTGATGCTGTCCATCCTGGATATGGTTTTCTATCAGAAAGATCAGATTTTGCACAGGCAGTCATTGATGCTGGAATTAGATTCATTGGACCATCTCCTAAGGTGGTTCAACAGATGGGCGACAAAGTAGCTGCCAGAGAGGCTGCCATTGCTGCCG GTGTACCTATAGTACCAGGTACTGATGGACCGATTACCACAAAGGAAGAAGCCAGAGAATTCTGTGCAACCTATGGACTCCCTGTCATTTTCAAG GCAGCATATGGAGGTGGAGGTAGGGGTATGAGAGTTGTGAGGAAAATGGAAGAAGTTGAAGAGAACTTCATTAGAGCGTCTTCTGAGGCAGAAAAGGCGTTTGGAAATGGTGCTATGTTCATTGAGAAATTCATTGAGAGACCCAGACATATAGAGGTTCAGTTACTGG GTGACAAGGCCGGTAACATAGTCCATCTGTATGAAAGGGACTGTTCTGTTCAAAGAAGACATCAAAAGGTTGTGGAAATGGCTCCTGCCCCTCATTTGGATCCTGCCATACGAAATAAGATGACTGAATTAGCTGTAAAGCTTGCGAAACATGTGGGATATGAGAATGCTGGTACAGTCGAGTTCCTTTGTGATAGTAaaggaaatttctatttcattgaAGTTAATGCAAG GTTACAAGTAGAACATACTGTAACAGAAGAAATAACCGGTATTGACTTGGTACAGTCCCAGATAAGGATTGCTGAGGGAATGACACTTCCAGAAATGGGAATCAAACAAGAAACTATTAAGCCTGAC GGTTTTGCCATTCAATGTCGTGTGACTACTGAAGATCCTGCCAAAAACTTCCAACCTGACACTGGGCGTATCGAAGTATTTAGATCAGGTGAAGGAATGGGTATTCGTTTAGATGGAGCCAGTGCATTTGCTGGTGCAATAATATCGCCCTATTATGATTCATTATTGGTGAAAATCATAG CTCATTCCAAAGATCTCCAATCGTCTTGTGCAAAAATGAACAGAGCTCTCCGAGAATTCAGAGTGAGAGGTGTTAAAACTAATATTCCCTTCTTGCTGAATGTACTAGAGAATCAGAAGTTTTTGAATGGATCTGTTGACACATATTTCATCGATGAAAATCCTCAACTATTCAAATTTGCCCAAACTCAGAACAGGGCTCAAAAATTGCTTAATTATTTAGCTGAAGTATTGGTGAATGGACCACAAACACCTCTGGCTACAAATTTGAAACCAAGTGAAATAAAACCACATGTGCCTGAAGTATCTAGGG GTAGCAAACCACCAAAAGGTCTCCGACAAATCTATAAAGAGCAAGGCCCTGAAGCTTTTGCAAAAGCTGTCAGATCTAGGAAGAACCTACTGCTGATGGATACAACATTTAGGGATGCCCACCAGTCACTTCTAGCTACTAGAGTCCGTACTCACGATTTACTGAAGATATCACCCTTCGTTTCTCATAATTTCAGCCAACTCTACTCCATGGAGAATTGGGGAGGAGCCACTTTTGATGTAGCATTGAGATTTTTACATGAATGTCCTTGGGAGAGATTGGAAGAAATGAGAGCTTTGATTCCCAATATTCCTTTCCAGATGCTGTTAAGAGGTGCCAATGCAGTTGGTTATACCAATTATCCAGACAATGTTGTgttcaagttttgtgaattagCC GTACAAACTGGAATGGATGTATTCAGAGTTTTCGATTCTCTCAACTACTTGCCCAACATTCTGGTAGGAATGGAGGCAGCTGGTAAGGCTGGAGGAATAGTAGAAGGTACCATTTCATATTCGGGAGATGTTAGCGAtccaaagaagaaaaaatatgacTTGAATTACTATTTGAAACTAGCCGAGGAATTGGTTAAAGGTGGTACTCACGTGCTGGCAATTAAAGATATGGCTGGACTGCTTAAACCTAAAGCTGGAAA ACTTCTAGTAACAGCTCTCCGTGACAAGTATCCAGATCTACCCATTCACATTCATACTCACGATACCAGTGGAGCTGGAGTTGCAGCCATGTTAGCATGTGCTGAAGCTGGAGCAGATGTTGTAGATGTTGCAGTTGATTCAATGTCAGGACTTACTAGTCAACCATCTATGGGAGCAATTGTAGCTAGTTTACAG gGAACTGACTTAGATACAGGTTTGGCACTGgacaaaatttcagaatattcgGCTTATTGGGAACAAACAAGAACATTGTACGGGCCTTTTGAATGTACCACCACCATGAGAAGTGGAAATGCTGACGTATACAACAATGAGATACCTGGAGGACAATACACCAACCTACAATTCCAAGCCTATTCATTAG GTCTAGGAGACTTCTTTGAAGATGTTAAGAAAGCATATGCTGAAGCTAACCAACTTCTTGGTGATATAATCAAAGTAACCCCAAGTTCTAAAGTCGTAGGAGACCTTGCTCAGTTCATGGTGCAAAACAAACTGAAGAGTCAAGACGTTTTGGATAAAGCTGAAGAACTGTCATTCCCTAAATCGGTTGTGGAGTACTTGCAAGGCCACATTGGGCAACCTTACGGAGGTTTCCCAGAACCTCTCAGATCGAAGATTCTAAGAGATATGCCCAGAATTGAAGGCAGACCTGGTGCTTCTTTATCGCCTCTAGATTTCAAGAAACTAGGTTCAGATTTGAAAGAAACTTTCCCTAATTCGAATGATAGGGATGTAGTTTCTGCAGCACTTTATCCACAAGTTACCAACGAATATCTTGCATTCAAGGAGAAATTTGGCCCAGTTGATAAACTAGATACTAGAATGTTCCTTGTTGGTCCAAAAGTAGGTGAAGAATTTGAAGTAACAATTGAACAAGGAAAGACCCTAGGTATTAAGACATTAGCCATGGCTGAAGACTTAACTGAAAACGGGGAAAGAGAAGTATTCTTCGAACTGAACGGAACATTGAGGTCAGTTTATATAAGAGACAAAGATGCAGGCAAAGAAATTGAGGTACATCCTAAAGCGAACAAAGCAAACAAAAATGAAGTTGGAGCACCAATGCCTGGACAAGTTATAGATATAAGAATTAAAGTAGGAGATAAGGTTGAAAAAGGAACTCCATTGGTTATCCTTTCTGCAATGAAGATGGAGACTGTAGTACAAAGTCCTGTAGCAGGAATTGTCAAAACAATTGAGGTTAACATGGGTATGAAGTTAGAAGCAGAAGATTTGCTGATCACAGTTGAATAA